One window of the Leucobacter komagatae genome contains the following:
- a CDS encoding DsbA family protein — MNLTSERRSKRSASFRPEQEPRSAGAAGAAATNSTDTDAAAESRKALADQIRRDHQRGFGKRGLGVKVLVVMAVVAACAALLWLQFRASEHAADDVAVPKHATDSYGFILTAAAPEADSEATETGHNEGFVPVVLYEDFLCASCGVFHEQANALLSSELADGTISIEYRPFAFLVSASSDEYSQRAANAAVCVADLAGVPAFVTMRDLLFDHQPAPGATGPNDAELTAFAETAGAADAASCITERTFDGWVAQALNAAVDAGVSSTPTVWVDGVPIVKSTDGRESMPGPEELQFMIDKATE; from the coding sequence ATGAACCTCACTTCGGAGCGCCGATCCAAACGGTCGGCTAGCTTCCGGCCCGAACAAGAGCCGCGCTCCGCGGGGGCCGCGGGCGCCGCAGCGACCAACAGCACCGATACCGACGCTGCCGCAGAGAGCCGCAAGGCCCTCGCCGACCAAATCAGACGCGACCACCAGCGCGGCTTCGGCAAAAGGGGCCTCGGCGTGAAAGTACTCGTTGTGATGGCAGTCGTCGCCGCCTGCGCCGCACTCCTCTGGCTCCAATTCCGCGCTTCCGAACACGCTGCTGACGATGTCGCGGTGCCGAAGCATGCGACCGATAGCTACGGCTTCATCCTTACCGCAGCAGCTCCAGAAGCCGACAGCGAGGCGACTGAGACGGGACACAACGAGGGATTCGTCCCCGTCGTGCTCTACGAGGACTTCCTCTGCGCATCGTGCGGCGTCTTCCACGAACAAGCCAACGCGCTGCTCTCCTCAGAGTTAGCTGACGGCACGATCAGCATCGAGTACCGTCCGTTCGCCTTTCTCGTGAGTGCGTCCTCTGACGAGTACTCGCAGCGCGCCGCAAACGCCGCGGTGTGCGTGGCTGACCTCGCGGGGGTACCGGCCTTCGTGACGATGCGCGACCTCCTGTTTGACCATCAGCCGGCGCCGGGCGCTACCGGCCCGAATGACGCTGAGCTCACCGCGTTCGCAGAGACCGCCGGGGCCGCGGACGCTGCGAGCTGCATCACCGAACGCACGTTCGACGGCTGGGTCGCGCAGGCGCTCAACGCGGCAGTCGACGCGGGCGTTTCGTCCACACCGACTGTCTGGGTCGACGGCGTACCGATCGTGAAGAGCACAGACGGCCGGGAGTCGATGCCGGGCCCCGAAGAGCTACAGTTCATGATCGATAAGGCGACCGAATGA
- a CDS encoding transposase, whose protein sequence is MPKFRADHARLNDPEQAVKLALRTLAARIGNLDEEIKGVERSLTVLVHETYPTLLSRLGIGTIHAAQLLVTAGENVERLHTEAAFARLCGVAPVPVSSGKSHRMRLHRGGDRKTNRALHMIAVVRLRYDARTVDYMQRRLAEGLSKKDVLRCLKRFIAREVFNDLRNHLIAV, encoded by the coding sequence TTGCCAAAGTTCCGTGCCGACCATGCACGCCTGAACGATCCTGAGCAAGCTGTCAAGCTTGCGCTGCGTACCCTCGCAGCGCGTATCGGGAACCTCGACGAAGAGATCAAGGGTGTCGAACGTTCCCTCACCGTCCTGGTCCACGAGACCTATCCGACTCTGCTGTCTCGGCTTGGCATCGGGACCATTCACGCGGCTCAGCTTCTGGTTACCGCGGGCGAGAACGTTGAACGCCTGCACACCGAAGCAGCATTCGCGCGGCTATGCGGAGTCGCCCCGGTGCCAGTCTCATCTGGCAAGAGTCATCGGATGCGACTCCACCGAGGCGGGGACCGAAAAACGAACCGTGCGTTGCATATGATCGCGGTGGTCAGGCTCAGATACGACGCCCGAACGGTCGACTATATGCAACGCAGACTCGCTGAAGGACTCTCCAAGAAAGACGTGTTGAGGTGTTTGAAACGGTTCATCGCACGTGAAGTGTTTAATGATCTCAGGAACCACCTCATCGCTGTTTGA
- a CDS encoding IS110 family transposase yields the protein MTTSPVTRQPEVIIGVDAHKYTHHAVILTSTGQRIADHEFPATTRGYADLLSWAHAHGNIQACGVESTGSYAAGLARFLIDHHIEVREVNTPHPHTKARVGKDDVIDAEAAARKVLAGVASAIPKRTDSVIESIRFLALARDSAVKARTAAILQLQDMLVTAPARVRESAPAGGLAAAHHCQSSVPTMHA from the coding sequence ATGACCACCAGCCCTGTCACGCGTCAACCAGAAGTGATCATCGGCGTTGATGCGCACAAATACACTCACCATGCGGTAATTCTTACCAGCACTGGGCAGCGAATCGCAGACCACGAATTCCCGGCAACAACCCGTGGCTATGCCGACTTGTTGTCCTGGGCTCACGCCCATGGAAATATTCAGGCGTGTGGGGTGGAATCCACCGGCTCTTACGCTGCCGGACTCGCAAGGTTCCTGATCGATCATCACATCGAGGTCCGAGAAGTGAACACCCCGCACCCGCACACGAAAGCTCGTGTGGGAAAAGATGACGTTATCGACGCTGAGGCTGCCGCCAGGAAAGTGCTTGCTGGCGTCGCGAGCGCTATACCGAAACGAACCGATAGCGTCATAGAGTCGATACGGTTCCTCGCGCTCGCACGTGATTCTGCAGTCAAAGCGCGCACCGCGGCGATATTGCAGCTCCAAGACATGCTGGTCACTGCACCAGCACGTGTCCGAGAGAGCGCTCCAGCTGGCGGGCTGGCCGCGGCACACCATTGCCAAAGTTCCGTGCCGACCATGCACGCCTGA
- a CDS encoding S24 family peptidase, which yields MRELRTDTPLVTVALANVDAECGFPSPSQDYQTSEIDLNEHLMPNRLSTFLIRARGHSMIRVGISDGDELIVDRSICAEDGHVVIAVVDGEMTVKRL from the coding sequence GTGCGTGAGCTGCGTACGGACACGCCGCTCGTCACAGTCGCGCTTGCGAACGTCGACGCCGAATGCGGCTTCCCTTCCCCTTCGCAGGATTACCAAACCAGCGAGATCGACCTCAACGAGCATCTAATGCCGAATCGCCTCTCGACGTTCCTGATCCGCGCTCGTGGGCACAGCATGATCCGTGTCGGCATCTCCGACGGCGACGAACTCATTGTCGACCGGTCGATCTGTGCTGAGGACGGGCACGTCGTGATCGCCGTGGTCGACGGCGAAATGACAGTGAAGCGCCTCTAA